A window of the Hordeum vulgare subsp. vulgare chromosome 5H, MorexV3_pseudomolecules_assembly, whole genome shotgun sequence genome harbors these coding sequences:
- the LOC123395426 gene encoding ABC transporter G family member 41-like isoform X1 encodes MSKVEMGEEEQDGTALADPEKTNKASAASTLPLSSSSSSLREALSSTSSSSLREQHHDEEVELKWAAIDRLPTWDRLHTSLPLNADGARPLEPVDVRRLGAADRRELVHTLISDIHEDNLRLLRHQRRRMDRVGVRQPTVEVRWRNLRVDAECQVVDGKPLPTLLNSAISTLSLLTTMLGFNRNQERIHILKDVTGILKPSRMTLLLGPPGCGKTTLLLALAGKLKKNLKVTGEIEYNGVKLQDFVPEKTAAYIGQYDLHVSEMTVRETLDFSARFQGVGSRAEIMKEVIRREKEAGITPDPNIDTYMKAISVEGLERSMQTDYIMKIMGLDICADVLVGDAMRRGISGGEKRRLTTGEMIVGPSKALFMDEISTGLDSSTTFQIVSCLQQLAHISESTILVSLLQPAPETYQLFDDIILMAEGQIVYHGPKSCIMSFFESCGFKCPERKGGADFLQEVLSKKDQQQYWSRTEEGYNFVTVDQFCDKFKASQSGQNLAGELSKPYDESKGHKNALSFSIYSLSKWDLVKACFARELLLMKRNAFIYITKSIQLGLIAAITGTVFLRTHMGVDRIHANYYMSSLFYALLLLMVNGFPELAMAINRLPVFYKQRDDYFYPAWAYAIPSFILKIPVSLVESVAWTSISYYLIGYTPEASRFFSQLLILFLIHTVTLSKFRCVASYCQTMVVASICGTLTFIVMLLFGGFIIPRSLLPNWLKWGFWLSPLSYGEISLAGNEFSASRWLEMTLSGVTLGKRILMDQALDFSSYFYWISVGALIGFTLLFNVGFAIGLTIKDIPGSSRAIISRNKLATFGGRNQDAENGMPKLQAETALTPNRTGRMVLPFTPLTISFQDVNYYVDTPAEMREHGFMERKLQLLHNITGAFQPGVLSALMGVSGAGKTTLLDVLAGRKTGGVIEGNIRIGGYPKIQQTFARISGYCEQTDVHSPQITVGESVAYSAWLRLPPEIDSKARNEFVNEVLETIELDEIRDSLVGIPGVNGLSTEQRKRLTIAVELVSNPSIIFMDEPTSGLDARAAAIVMRAVKNVADTGRTVVCTIHQPSIDIFEAFEELMLMKRGGELIYAGAVGHHSCEVIQYFQSIPGVPRIKDNYNPSTWMLEVTSTSMEVQLGADFAQLYKESSMCKNKDMVVKRLSVPVPGMTDLHFATRFPQKFREQFKACLWKQCLSYWRTPSYNLVRFVFITLSCIFFGALFWQQGNINHINDQQSLLTILGCMYGITLFTGINNCQSVMPFISIERSVVYRERFAGMYSPWAYSFAQVAMEMPYVLMQVVLFMLIAYPMIGYAWTAAKFFWFMYTMFCTLLCFVYMGMVVVSFTPNIQVASILASMFYTLQNLMSGFIVPAPQIPRWWIWFYYVSPMSWALRVLFTSQFGDYDGRMIKVFGETKSVPAFMKDYFGFRRDLLPLAAVVLAAFPILLAVLFGYNISKLNFQRR; translated from the exons ATGAGCAAGGTGGAGATGGGCGAGGAGGAACAAGACGGTACAGCACTAGCTGACCCAGAGAAGACGAACAAGGCGTCAGCTGCGAGCACTCTcccgctgtcgtcgtcgtcgtcgtcgttgaggGAGGcgctctcctccacctcctcctcctccctgagaGAGCAACACCACGACGAGGAGGTGGAGCTGAAATGGGCGGCCATCGACCGGCTGCCCACCTGGGACAGGCTCCACACCTCGCTCCCTCTCAATGCCGACGGCGCTCGTCCGCTGGAGCCGGTGGACGTGCGCCGGCTGGGGGCGGCGGACCGGCGGGAGCTCGTGCACACCCTCATCTCCGACATCCACGAGGACAACCTCCGCCTGCTCCGGCACCAGCGACGCAGGATGGACAGGGTCGGCGTGCGGCAGCCCACGGTGGAGGTCCGATGGCGGAACCTGCGCGTCGACGCCGAGTGCCAGGTCGTCGATGGCAAGCCGCTCCCCACGCTCCTCAACTCCGCCATCTCCACGCTCTCG CTGCTCACCACCATGCTCGGCTTCAACCGTAACCAAGAAAGGATCCACATCCTCAAAGATGTCACCGGCATCCTCAAACCTTCCAG GATGACCCTTCTCCTTGGACCCCCAGGCTGTGGCAAAACCACCCTTTTGCTAGCACTTGCTGGGAAGCTCAAGAAAAATCTCAAG GTAACAGGAGAAATTGAGTACAATGGTGTCAAGCTGCAAGATTTTGTTCCAGAGAAGACAGCAGCTTACATTGGTCAGTATGATCTTCATGTTTCTGAGATGACTGTCAGGGAGACACTCGACTTCTCTGCAAGATTCCAGGGCGTTGGCAGCAGAGCAG AAATCATGAAGGAAGTCATTAGAAGGGAGAAGGAGGCTGGGATCACTCCTGACCCCAACATAGATACATACATGAAG GCAATATCTGTGGAAGGTTTAGAAAGAAGCATGCAAACAGACTACATTATGAAG ATAATGGGGCTTGACATATGCGCTGATGTACTAGTAGGAGATGCCATGAGAAGAGGTATTTCAGGCGGTGAGAAGAGAAGACTAACCACAG GAGAGATGATAGTAGGACCATCAAAAGCACTCTTCATGGATGAAATATCAACTGGGCTGGACAGTTCTACCACCTTCCAAATTGTTTCTTGTCTCCAACAGCTAGCTCATATATCAGAGTCTACCATACTGGTCTCACTCCTTCAACCAGCACCAGAGACTTACCAACtttttgatgatattatcttgatGGCTGaaggacaaatcgtataccatggtccTAAGAGCTGCATTATGAGTTTCTTTGAATCGTGTGGCTTCAAGTGTCCCGAAAGAAAAGGGGGGGCTGACTTCCTTCAAGAG GTCTTGTCAAAAAAAGATCAACAACAATACTGGAGCCGCACTGAAGAAGGATATAATTTTGTTACAGTTGACCAATTCTGTGATAAGTTCAAAGCATCTCAAAGTGGTCAGAATCTTGCTGGGGAGCTTTCAAAGCCGTATGATGAATCAAAAGGACATAAAAATGCCCTGTCCTTCAGTATCTACTCGTTATCCAAGTGGGATCTCGTCAAGGCATGTTTTGCACGGGAGCTCCTTCTTATGAAAAGGAATGCCTTCATctacataacaaaatccatccag CTTGGACTAATTGCTGCTATTACTGGGACAGTATTTCTGCGCACACATATGGGTGTTGACAGAATTCATGCTAACTATTATATGAGTTCACTCTTCTATGCGCTTCTTCTGCTGATGGTGAATGGATTCCCTGAGCTAGCCATGGCAATTAACAGACTTCCAGTCTTCTACAAACAGAGAGACGACTACTTCTATCCTGCATGGGCTTATGCGATACCATCTTTTATCCTAAAGATTCCAGTCTCTTTAGTTGAATCAGTAGCTTGGACATCAATATCCTACTACCTGATTGGTTATACCCCAGAAGCATCTAG GTTTTTCTCTCAgctcctcatcctcttcctcatccACACAGTAACATTATCAAAGTTCCGGTGTGTTGCCTCATACTGTCAAACGATGGTGGTTGCTTCAATCTGTGGTACATTGACATTTATAGTCATGCTTCTATTTGGAGGTTTCATAATTCCTCGCT CACTTTTGCCTAATTGGCTAAAATGGGGATTTTGGCTATCTCCATTGTCTTACGGTGAGATAAGCTTAGCTGGAAATGAGTTTTCGGCGTCAAGATGGTTAGAG ATGACGTTATCTGGTGTAACACTCGGAAAGAGGATACTAATGGATCAAGCGCTAGACTTCTCCAGCTACTTCTACTGGATCTCAGTTGGAGCATTGATTGGGTTTACTTTGTTGTTCAATGTAGGCTTTGCCATCGGCTTGACCATTAAAGACA TTCCAGGATCTTCTCGTGCTATTATCTCTCGCAATAAGCTTGCCACATTTGGTGGAAGGAACCAAGATGCGGAAAATGGGATGCCTAAGTTACAAGCAGAAACCGCTTTGACACCTAACAGGACTG GGAGGATGGTATTGCCTTTCACACCCCTTACAATATCATTCCAAGACGTCAACTACTATGTAGACACCCCCGCG GAAATGAGGGAGCATGGTTTTATGGAAAGAAAACTACAACTACTGCACAATATAACAGGAGCATTTCAGCCAGGGGTTCTTTCAGCCCTTATGGGGGTTAGTGGAGCGGGAAAAACAACACTCCTTGATGTTCTTGCTGGAAGGAAAACAGGTGGTGTTATTGAAGGGAATATAAGAATAGGAGGTTATCCTAAGATCCAGCAAACTTTTGCTAGGATATCAGGCTACTGTGAACAGACTGATGTTCATTCCCCACAAATCACAGTGGGTGAATCAGTTGCATATTCAGCCTGGTTGCGCCTTCCACCAGAAATTGATTCAAAAGCAAGAAAT GAATTTGTAAATGAAGTTCTTGAAACAATTGAGTTGGATGAAATTAGAGATTCTTTGGTTGGAATACCAGGGGTAAATGGACTATCGACAGAGCAACGGAAACGGCTCACTATTGCAGTCGAGCTTGTGTCTAATCCTTCAATCATATTCATGGATGAACCTACATCAGGCTTGGATGCAAGGGCAGCTGCTATTGTCATGCGTGCAGTCAAGAACGTTGCAGATACAGGTCGAACAGTCGTGTGCACCATTCACCAACCAAGTATCGATATATTTGAGGCATTTGAGGAG TTGATGCTGATGAAAAGGGGTGGCGAGTTGATCTATGCTGGGGCAGTTGGACACCATTCATGTGAGGTCATCCAATATTTCCAG TCAATACCTGGGGTTCCCCGGATCAAGGACAACTACAACCCATCAACATGGATGCTAGAAGTTACTTCCACATCTATGGAAGTTCAACTGGGAGCAGATTTTGCACAATTGTACAAGGAATCATCAATGTGCAA GAACAAGGACATGGTGGTAAAGCGGTTAAGCGTACCAGTTCCAGGTATGACTGACCTCCATTTCGCGACACGGTTTCCACAGAAGTTTCGGGAGCAATTCAAAGCTTGCCTCTGGAAGCAGTGTTTGTCGTATTGGAGAACCCCTTCCTACAACCTGGTGCGATTTGTGTTCATAACATTATCCTGCATTTTCTTTGGTGCACTCTTCTGGCAGCAAGGCAACATCAATCACAT AAACGACCAGCAAAGTCTCTTGACCATATTGGGGTGCATGTATGGAATCACTCTGTTCACTGGCATCAACAATTGTCAATCGGTGATGCCATTTATCTCCATTGAGCGTTCTGTCGTTTACAGGGAGAGATTTGCAGGGATGTACTCTCCTTGGGCCTACTCTTTTGCGCAG GTTGCCATGGAGATGCCTTATGTGCTGATGCAGGTGGTGCTGTTCATGTTGATAGCATATCCGATGATAGGGTACGCGTGGACAGCAGCTAAGTTCTTTTGGTTTATGTACACCATGTTTTGCACACTGCTCTGCTTCGTCTACATGGGAATGGTGGTGGTGTCGTTCACCCCCAACATCCAAGTTgcatccatacttgcatctatGTTCTACACCCTACAAAACCTCATGTCCGGCTTCATCGTGCCTGCGCCT CAAATACCAAGATGGTGGATATGGTTCTACTACGTCTCCCCAATGTCATGGGCGCTAAGGGTCTTATTCACCTCACAGTTCGGGGATTACGATGGCAGGATGATCAAAGTATTTGGAGAGACCAAATCGGTCCCAGCATTCATGAAAGACTACTTTGGTTTTCGCCGTGACCTGCTGCCGCTGGCGGCTGTTGTTCTGGCGGCATTCCCCATCCTTCTTGCCGTTCTCTTCGGGTACAACATCTCAAAGCTCAATTTCCAAAGGCGATAG
- the LOC123395427 gene encoding ethylene receptor 3-like produces MWQRGRQTCCRGGTSWGASAAVLFARISRTGRLQFGASIVVCGLTHLLAAFTYEPHSFVLVLLLTVAKCVTALVSFLTAITPLRLRLRLIPKQRSCSASRSASACSGSKPASSTS; encoded by the coding sequence ATGTGGCAGAGGGGAAGACAGACGTGCTGCAGGGGAGGTACCAGCTGGGGCGCGTCCGCGGCGGTGCTCTTCGCCCGGATCTCCCGCACCGGCCGCCTCCAGTTCGGGGCCTCCATCGTGGTCTGCGGCCTTACCCACCTGCTCGCCGCCTTCACCTACGAGCCCCACTCCTTCGTGCTCGTCCTGCTGCTCACCGTCGCCAAGTGCGTCACCGCGCTCGTCTCCTTCCTCACCGCCATCACGCCGCTCAGGCTCAGGCTCAGGCTCATCCCGAAGCAGCGTAGCTGCTCCGCGTCAAGGTCCGCGAGCGCCTGCTCTGGATCAAAGCCCGCGAGCTCGACATCATGA